One Candidatus Nitronauta litoralis genomic window, TTCAGTATATCAAAAGGCCAGGTTAAGATTGGATGATGCTGCAAATTGAGAAATGATTTTATTGAGCTCTAGACCTCAATACAAACAAATGACCGGGCAGGCCTTTACCGTATTCCTCACGGATATCCGTGGCCTGGCAGGCAGACACTTCAAATTTAAACTGGTCTGCCAGTCGCTGGATGTAAAACATCGAATGAGAGTAGCGTCCTGAGGTCAACGCTTCAAAGTCGGGGCCCTCCACACTCTCGGTCGAGAACACAAACCAGGCTCCTGGCCTGGACCGCTCGACTACCTTTTCGAACAAGCCCTCGACCGCTCCAAGATAAATCAAAACATCGGTGGCGATGAACAAATCATACGATTGCTCGACCGAATCCAGATGATGGTCAATGGAATCGTGAACCAGAGAATGGTAAACACCTTTTGCGCGGGCGCGTTCCAGCATGTTGGGTGCCAGATCGACTCCTTCGAGATGTTTGACCTGCGAACGAAACGCCAGGCCGGAAAGGCCCGTGCCGCACCCCATATCCAGTGCTGACTTCAGTCGTGGTGTTCCTTCGCGCAATGCACGCAGAAGTCGTGCCAGCTTTTCAGGCACGTTGTAACGCAGGCGGTGAACCAGGTGGTCGTCGAATCTTGACGCATAGGGATTGAAAAGAGACCGTACATAATCGTCTGGCGGTGAATCCGGATTGTCTCCCTTTAGCACCGCAATCAGATACTGCGCGCGCTGGTCTTCGGGGTTCAATTCCAGAGCCCGCTTAAAGGCGACAGACGCCTCATTCAGTTTTTTCTGGTCACGCAGGATATTGCCGAGGTCGTACCACCCTTCCGCATCGTCCGGATGGGCTTTCACCAGATATTTCAGGCAAGCTTCCGCCTCTTGCAGCTTACCGATCTCACGGCACAACCGACTTGAAAGTGTCAGGGCTCCTGCATGTTCCGGTTTCAGGGCCAACAGTTTTTTTAAATAATCCTCGCCCTTCTTGAGATCACCCAGTTCAAAACAATACACGCCCAATTTATACAGAGCATCAATTGAACCGGGATGTTCCTTGAGCTGGCTTTTTAACAATTCTAAATCGGGATTTGTTTGGGTAGACAAAAGGTTGGCCAGGAATCTTTTTATTATAAAATGGTCATGATACCCGCACCGGGTGTTGGGTGCAATGCAGACAAAGGACTGAGACGTAAAATGGACGAACATGAATTTGCATGTCCCTATTGTGGCGAGTTGATATCAATGTTGCTCGATCTGTCGGCTGGCGGGCAGGAATACGTTGAAGATTGCGAAGTGTGCTGTCGTCCGATCCAGATCGCATATGGTGTTGAAGAGGGAGAGCTGACCTGGTTCCAGGCCGGAAGCAATTCCATGTAGTTTTTGTTTGGCAACAAGATGGGTGGCTGGCGCACGGCCAACTAAAAACTTGCGCGATTGGCTCAATAATCCTTGCTGATTCACGCCACCCTTCCGGAAAGTGACCCAAAAGTGAAATTTATTAGTGTCCCGGTTATACAGCCAAACGGTTGTCTGTTACGCAACGGCGAGAGGCCGCAAAGTGGTTTATAATCCAGCGGATGGATGACCTTGAAAAACCCACTTTAAATAAGACCGAACTTTTTTTCACAAAGCTGGCCAACGCCTTCCCGATCTTGGTGGTGGTGGGTGCGGCGCTGGCATTAATCGAACCACGCACGGCGACCTGGTTTCAACCGACGTGGATTCCCTACTTCCTCGGCCTCATCATGCTCAGTATGGGGCTGACTCTGACCTGGCAGGATTTTTTGCGCGTGCTCGAGTTACCGCGCGCTGTGTTCATCGGGGTTGGCCTTCAGTACGGGGTGATGCCCTGTCTCGGTTTTTT contains:
- a CDS encoding CPXCG motif-containing cysteine-rich protein, with translation MDEHEFACPYCGELISMLLDLSAGGQEYVEDCEVCCRPIQIAYGVEEGELTWFQAGSNSM
- a CDS encoding tetratricopeptide repeat protein, producing MSTQTNPDLELLKSQLKEHPGSIDALYKLGVYCFELGDLKKGEDYLKKLLALKPEHAGALTLSSRLCREIGKLQEAEACLKYLVKAHPDDAEGWYDLGNILRDQKKLNEASVAFKRALELNPEDQRAQYLIAVLKGDNPDSPPDDYVRSLFNPYASRFDDHLVHRLRYNVPEKLARLLRALREGTPRLKSALDMGCGTGLSGLAFRSQVKHLEGVDLAPNMLERARAKGVYHSLVHDSIDHHLDSVEQSYDLFIATDVLIYLGAVEGLFEKVVERSRPGAWFVFSTESVEGPDFEALTSGRYSHSMFYIQRLADQFKFEVSACQATDIREEYGKGLPGHLFVLRSRAQ